The following coding sequences lie in one Peribacillus frigoritolerans genomic window:
- a CDS encoding CoA-acylating methylmalonate-semialdehyde dehydrogenase produces the protein MAVINEVKTLKNYIGGKWVDSTTSKHEQVPNPATGEALAIVPLSTKEDVNQAVQVAKKAYKEWKKVAVPKRARFLFRYQQLLIEHWDELAKLVTIENGKSYTEAYGEVQRGIECVEFAAGAPTLMMGSQLPDISPGIESGMYRYPMGVVAGITPFNFPMMVPCWMFPLAIACGNTFILKPSERTPLLANRLVELLTEAGVPDGVVNIVHGAHDVVNGILEHEDIKAVSFVGSQPVAEYVYRTAAANKKRVQALSGAKNHSIVMPDADLDNAVTNITNAAFGSAGERCMAASVVVAVGEVGDSLVERLKAAADDIKIGNGMDKDVFLGPVIRDTHKKRTEQYIEIGEKEGAVLLRDGRNEGDQENGYYVGPTLFDHVKTNMKIWRDEIFAPVLSIVRVNTLEEAIELTNQSEFANGACLYTDSAKAIREFREEIDAGMLGINLGVPAPMAFFPFSGYKSSFYGDLHANGKDGVEFYTRKKMLTARY, from the coding sequence ATGGCAGTAATAAATGAAGTAAAAACGTTGAAAAATTATATCGGTGGCAAATGGGTGGATTCCACAACATCGAAACATGAACAAGTGCCTAATCCAGCAACAGGAGAAGCTTTGGCGATCGTTCCCCTTTCAACAAAGGAAGATGTAAACCAAGCGGTGCAGGTTGCTAAAAAGGCGTATAAAGAATGGAAAAAAGTCGCCGTTCCAAAAAGAGCCCGCTTCTTATTCCGTTATCAGCAATTATTGATAGAACACTGGGATGAGCTTGCTAAGCTGGTCACAATCGAAAATGGAAAAAGCTATACAGAAGCATATGGTGAGGTTCAGCGTGGGATTGAATGCGTGGAGTTCGCAGCAGGTGCGCCTACCTTGATGATGGGCAGCCAGCTTCCTGATATTTCCCCAGGTATTGAATCTGGCATGTATCGTTATCCAATGGGTGTCGTTGCAGGGATTACGCCGTTTAATTTCCCGATGATGGTGCCATGTTGGATGTTCCCGCTGGCAATAGCTTGTGGAAATACGTTTATCTTAAAACCTTCAGAACGGACACCGCTATTAGCCAACCGTCTTGTGGAATTATTGACAGAAGCCGGTGTTCCGGATGGTGTTGTCAATATTGTCCATGGTGCCCATGATGTCGTGAATGGGATATTGGAACATGAAGACATTAAAGCGGTATCATTTGTTGGATCCCAGCCTGTCGCAGAGTATGTATACAGAACGGCAGCTGCCAATAAAAAACGTGTCCAGGCTTTATCAGGAGCGAAAAATCATTCAATCGTCATGCCTGATGCGGATTTGGATAATGCGGTAACGAACATTACGAATGCCGCTTTCGGATCTGCAGGCGAGCGCTGCATGGCTGCGTCAGTGGTTGTTGCGGTGGGAGAAGTGGGAGATTCACTCGTTGAGAGATTAAAGGCTGCAGCGGATGACATCAAGATAGGAAATGGAATGGATAAGGACGTTTTCTTGGGGCCTGTGATTCGTGATACTCATAAAAAGAGAACAGAACAATATATTGAAATCGGGGAGAAAGAAGGAGCTGTCCTCCTTCGTGATGGCAGGAATGAAGGCGATCAGGAAAATGGCTATTATGTTGGACCGACATTATTTGATCATGTAAAAACAAACATGAAAATATGGAGGGATGAAATTTTTGCTCCTGTCTTATCCATAGTACGGGTCAATACCCTTGAAGAAGCAATTGAATTGACCAATCAATCCGAATTTGCCAATGGTGCCTGCCTCTATACGGATAGTGCAAAAGCCATCAGGGAATTTCGCGAAGAAATTGATGCAGGGATGCTTGGCATTAATCTTGGGGTACCCGCGCCAATGGCATTCTTTCCATTTTCCGGCTATAAAAGTTCATTTTATGGAGACCTTCATGCCAACGGGAAAGACGGAGTGGAATTTTACACTAGAAAGAAAATGTTAACGGCAAGATACTGA
- a CDS encoding GNAT family N-acetyltransferase, which translates to MNVKDIYGQLPIIESKRLVMRKVTMNDAEDMFAYASNSEVSRYVTWEAHRSLSDTKDFIKFIQQNYEDKKIAPWGIEHKESGNLIGTIDFVSWQVDHHSAEIGYVLAPEYWGSGLMTEAAQKIIAFGFENMNLVRIQARCFVENLGSERVMQKAGMSFEGVIRKGMFVKGKHQDLKLYSIIK; encoded by the coding sequence ATGAACGTGAAAGACATATATGGACAGCTGCCTATTATAGAATCAAAACGTTTGGTCATGAGGAAAGTCACCATGAATGATGCTGAAGACATGTTCGCTTATGCATCCAACAGTGAAGTTTCCCGTTACGTTACATGGGAAGCTCATCGTTCCCTAAGTGACACAAAAGATTTTATCAAATTTATCCAGCAAAATTATGAGGATAAGAAAATCGCTCCATGGGGCATAGAACACAAGGAAAGTGGTAATTTGATTGGTACTATTGATTTTGTTTCATGGCAGGTTGATCATCATAGTGCAGAAATCGGGTATGTGCTTGCACCCGAATATTGGGGGAGTGGCTTGATGACGGAGGCAGCGCAAAAAATAATCGCCTTTGGCTTTGAAAATATGAACCTAGTTCGTATACAAGCAAGGTGCTTCGTTGAAAATTTGGGTTCAGAGCGGGTCATGCAAAAGGCTGGTATGTCTTTTGAGGGAGTCATAAGAAAAGGAATGTTTGTTAAGGGAAAGCATCAAGACTTAAAGCTATATTCCATTATAAAATGA
- a CDS encoding D-2-hydroxyacid dehydrogenase, with protein MPKRKLIISQNLNEILLQKIKELVPEWTVITGRSPEVWRDHIADAEVIAGWKAEMSVSIDASKVKWIQTWSAGVNALPLENLEQKNVQITTANGVHAYPISETIFALMLALTRKVDTYIKQQQTKTWHHAHMKQEIHEKTIGIIGVGKIGKETAKIAKAFGMTVLGMRHSDKSEEFVDEMFTQEHLNDLLPRCDYIVVTLPLTPETRNMFGKKEFRLMKRSAFFINIGRGNLVIQNELIQVLKDKDIAGAGLDVFETEPLPENSPLWELDNVIITPHTSGNTEFYDQRLIHDIFMPNLKNYLNGKTPSTNLLDYKKGY; from the coding sequence ATGCCAAAAAGGAAACTCATAATAAGCCAAAATTTGAATGAGATCTTACTACAGAAAATTAAAGAATTGGTTCCCGAGTGGACGGTTATCACCGGAAGATCTCCGGAAGTATGGAGAGATCATATAGCCGATGCTGAAGTGATTGCAGGCTGGAAAGCGGAAATGTCTGTATCGATTGATGCAAGCAAAGTAAAGTGGATCCAGACATGGAGCGCCGGAGTGAATGCTTTACCCCTGGAAAATTTAGAACAAAAGAATGTTCAGATTACAACTGCAAACGGTGTTCATGCGTATCCCATTTCAGAGACTATTTTTGCGTTAATGCTTGCCTTAACAAGAAAAGTAGATACATATATTAAACAACAGCAGACAAAGACTTGGCATCACGCACATATGAAGCAGGAAATTCATGAAAAGACCATAGGAATCATCGGTGTCGGAAAAATCGGAAAGGAAACCGCAAAAATTGCCAAGGCTTTTGGCATGACCGTATTAGGAATGCGCCATTCCGATAAATCAGAAGAATTTGTCGATGAGATGTTCACACAAGAACATTTGAATGATCTTCTTCCTAGATGTGATTATATTGTCGTGACATTACCTTTGACCCCAGAAACAAGAAATATGTTCGGGAAAAAGGAATTCAGGTTAATGAAGCGCTCCGCTTTTTTCATTAATATTGGAAGGGGAAACCTCGTCATTCAAAACGAATTGATTCAAGTGCTTAAGGACAAAGATATTGCAGGTGCTGGTCTTGATGTGTTTGAAACTGAGCCACTTCCTGAGAATAGCCCATTATGGGAGCTGGACAATGTAATCATCACGCCGCACACATCCGGAAATACGGAATTTTACGACCAAAGGCTCATTCATGATATTTTCATGCCGAATTTAAAGAACTATCTAAATGGTAAAACACCTTCAACAAATTTACTTGATTACAAAAAGGGGTACTAA
- a CDS encoding cold-shock protein, producing MEQGKVKWFNAEKGFGFIERENGDDVFVHFSAIQSEGFKSLDEGQEVTFEVEQGQRGPQATNVQKA from the coding sequence ATGGAACAAGGTAAAGTAAAATGGTTTAACGCAGAAAAAGGATTTGGCTTCATCGAACGCGAAAACGGAGACGATGTATTCGTACATTTCTCAGCTATCCAAAGCGAAGGATTCAAATCATTAGACGAAGGTCAAGAAGTTACTTTTGAAGTTGAGCAAGGTCAACGTGGACCCCAAGCTACTAACGTTCAAAAAGCATAA
- a CDS encoding crotonase/enoyl-CoA hydratase family protein, with translation MYSTITSEIVDRVMIVTLNRPERMNAFNEKMCEEMIHAFNEADENDDVRAVILTGAGDAFCAGMDLEKGAETFMDHTPLVEYRDAGGMLSLRIFEMKKPIIAAINGAAVGIGITMTLPMDIRIASTDAKMGFVFARRGITMEACSGWFLPRLVGMGKASEWIFTGRMISASEAYEGRLVNKIVEPNELMSAAMEIATDIAENTSSVSVTLSRQLMWTMLGANHPVESHKIESKMIHWTGKQADALEGIEAFLEKRKADFKMKSSSDMPPFYPWGTDRTYEADKK, from the coding sequence TTGTATTCCACGATAACTAGTGAAATCGTCGATCGTGTCATGATTGTTACTCTGAATCGTCCTGAGAGAATGAACGCTTTCAATGAAAAGATGTGTGAGGAGATGATTCACGCTTTTAATGAAGCGGATGAAAATGATGACGTACGAGCCGTCATTTTAACTGGCGCAGGGGATGCATTTTGTGCTGGAATGGACTTGGAAAAAGGCGCAGAAACCTTTATGGATCACACTCCTCTGGTTGAATATCGCGATGCAGGGGGAATGTTGTCATTACGGATTTTCGAGATGAAGAAACCTATTATAGCGGCCATTAATGGAGCGGCAGTCGGGATTGGGATAACAATGACTTTGCCCATGGACATTAGAATCGCTTCAACAGATGCAAAAATGGGTTTTGTATTTGCGAGGCGGGGGATAACGATGGAGGCATGCAGCGGCTGGTTCTTACCCAGGCTTGTCGGAATGGGCAAAGCTTCCGAATGGATTTTTACCGGCAGGATGATTTCGGCCAGTGAAGCATATGAGGGAAGGTTGGTAAACAAGATCGTCGAGCCAAACGAATTGATGTCTGCTGCAATGGAAATTGCAACAGATATTGCGGAAAATACATCTTCCGTTTCTGTGACGTTATCCCGGCAATTAATGTGGACCATGCTCGGTGCAAACCATCCTGTTGAATCACACAAAATAGAATCGAAAATGATTCATTGGACCGGAAAACAAGCGGATGCACTAGAAGGGATCGAAGCTTTCCTCGAAAAAAGGAAAGCTGATTTCAAGATGAAAAGCAGTAGTGATATGCCTCCGTTTTATCCTTGGGGAACGGATCGAACATATGAAGCGGATAAGAAATGA
- a CDS encoding ABC transporter ATP-binding protein: protein MVSLKNKAVKEKTDNENSPLVEIKNLKKHFPIGSQSLKAVDGLDLKIYPGETVGLVGESGCGKSTAGRTITRLYEPTDGEVLFQGKNIFDYKPGEMSHIRREIQMIFQDPYASLNPRMKVEELIGEPLAIHGISKGKERRKRVEDLLKLVGLSPEHITRFPHEFSGGQRQRIGIARALALNPKFIVCDEPISALDVSIQAQVVNLLKELQKEMGLTYLFIAHDLSMVKYISDRILVMYLGRMMELSDSDSLTKDPLHPYTQALLSAVPIPDPTIKRERIVLKGDVPSPINPPSGCVFRTRCPKAMEICSSAVPEWKEQKPGHFVACHLYW from the coding sequence ATGGTTTCACTGAAAAATAAGGCCGTAAAAGAAAAGACAGACAACGAAAATTCTCCTCTTGTTGAAATAAAGAATCTGAAGAAGCATTTTCCTATTGGTTCTCAATCGCTGAAAGCGGTAGATGGTTTGGATCTCAAAATCTATCCAGGGGAAACTGTCGGACTTGTTGGGGAAAGCGGTTGCGGTAAGTCGACTGCAGGTCGTACAATCACTCGATTATATGAACCGACAGATGGAGAAGTTCTTTTTCAGGGGAAAAATATTTTCGATTACAAACCCGGGGAAATGTCACATATCCGCCGTGAAATACAAATGATTTTCCAAGATCCTTACGCATCCTTGAATCCAAGGATGAAGGTGGAGGAATTAATAGGGGAACCACTTGCCATTCATGGGATTTCAAAAGGTAAAGAACGAAGAAAACGGGTGGAAGACCTGTTAAAGCTGGTTGGTTTAAGTCCCGAACATATCACTCGTTTTCCGCATGAATTCAGTGGTGGACAACGCCAACGGATTGGAATTGCAAGGGCGTTGGCCCTAAATCCTAAATTCATTGTTTGTGATGAACCAATTTCTGCCTTGGATGTTTCGATACAGGCCCAAGTGGTCAATTTATTAAAAGAGCTACAAAAAGAAATGGGATTGACTTATTTATTCATCGCGCATGATTTATCGATGGTCAAGTATATTTCAGATCGCATTTTAGTCATGTACCTTGGAAGGATGATGGAACTTTCGGATAGTGATTCTTTAACGAAAGATCCGCTACACCCATATACACAGGCCTTGCTATCCGCAGTGCCGATACCAGACCCGACTATTAAACGGGAAAGAATCGTCCTTAAAGGCGATGTACCAAGTCCGATCAATCCGCCGAGCGGCTGTGTATTTCGGACTCGCTGCCCTAAGGCGATGGAGATATGCTCCAGTGCTGTACCTGAATGGAAAGAACAAAAACCAGGGCATTTCGTTGCTTGTCATTTATATTGGTAA